From the Manihot esculenta cultivar AM560-2 chromosome 3, M.esculenta_v8, whole genome shotgun sequence genome, one window contains:
- the LOC110612265 gene encoding protein VTE6, chloroplastic isoform X2 — MALSTLLYISSTSFPPLHLPKSPIPFNKILSLPTPRPRFPTSSLSPHRPKAFPMQGILSEAINLIHSSPPTWRSALFNNLLIFIVGSPILVSGLSLSGICAAFLLGTLTWRAFGPSGFLLVASYFVIGTAATKVKMAQKEAQGVAEKRKGRRGPGSVIGSSAAGCVCAFLSISGVGGEAFSRLWELGFVASFCTKLSDTVSSEIGKAYGKTTYLVTTFKVVPRGTEGAVSVEGTLAGLLASILLASIGCFMGEILAPEAVICVIASQIANFGESIIGASLQEKEGFRWVLLARMLNGALINLEFRLILILSSGWL, encoded by the exons ATGGCATTATCGACTCTTCTCTACATCAGTTCCACTTCCTTCCCTCCTCTTCACCTCCCTAAATCTCCAATACCTTTCAACAAAATTCTATCTCTTCCTACTCCTCGTCCTAGATTTCCCACTTCGTCGCTTTCGCCCCACAGACCCAAAGCTTTTCCAATGCAGGGAATTCTATCGGAGGCCATTAACTTGATCCACTCTTCGCCGCCCACTTGGCGATCTGCTCTCTTCAACAACCTGTTGATTTTCATTGTTGGGTCTCCTATTCTAGTATCTGGGCTTTCTCTATCTGGTATTTGCGCTGCGTTTCTTTTGGGCACTCTCACTTGGCGCGCTTTTGGGCCATCTGGGTTCCTCCTCGTTGCTTCTTACTTCGTTATA GGCACAGCAGCTACGAAAGTGAAAATGGCGCAAAAGGAAGCACAGGGAGTGGCTGAGAAGAGGAAGGGAAGAAGGGGACCTGGCAGTGTGATTGGTTCCAGTGCTGCTGGTTGTGTGTGCGCTTTTTTGTCGATAAGTGGAGTAGGGGGAGAAGCATTTTCTCGGCTATGGGAACTTGGTTTTGTTGCCAGTTTCTGTACTAAGTTGAGTGATACCGTCTCTAGTGAGATAGGAAAGGCATATGGAAAAACTAC GTACCTTGTTACAACATTCAAGGTAGTTCCAAGGGGAACAGAAGGGGCTGTAAGTGTTGAGGGAACATTAGCTGGATTGTTGGCATCAATTCTTCTTGCCTCTATTGGTTGTTTCATGGGTGAA ATTCTTGCCCCTGAAGCAGTTATATGTGTGATAGCTTCCCAGATTGCTAATTTTGGTGAGAGCATAATAGGTGCTTCACTCCAAGAGAAGGAAGGATTTCGATGG GTTTTACTGGCAAGAATGTTAAACGGAGCCTTGATCAACCTTGAATTTAGATTAATACTCATCTTGTCATCTGGCTGGCTTTGA
- the LOC110611061 gene encoding mechanosensitive ion channel protein 6 encodes MATNSADCREVVLKMDEKDDPAARSFQPTNAEKIWRDSSYDFWKDKEEYKQILENGTEDFGFDFSQNNFPDARDNAASSSSMEDPPSKLIGQFLHKQEASGDFCLDMDLEMAELQNDGVVFHRSLTTVSESPTSMNRVTFDPNPPGSGEAVSRRHQNKDSPSKNSTGSASCGGVDGEILKCSSRNDGMFSNSASFKRKSHLLKERTKSRLMDPPPQPPEKSERVVGRSGQSGFTGKDSVIDDEEDDSLLEEDLPEEYKKDKLDIWILLEWVSLILIIAALVCTLVIPYWRKKNLWKLRLWKWEVLVLVLICGRLVSGWAIRIIVFFLERNFLLRKRVLYFVYGIKKAVQNCLWLGLVLIAWHCLFDKKVERKTRSRILRYVTKVLVCLVVGTLLWLVKTLVVKVLASCFHVSTYFDRIQESLFNQYVIEALSGPPLIEIKRNEDEEERIAVEILKLQNAGAALPASLKASTYPSPLRGKIISGRIQRSPRLSSPRLSHALSEKANEENDGITIDHLHKLNPKNVSAWNMKRLMNIIRYGTLSTLDEQIRDTSHDDDESATKIRSECEAKAAARKIFQNVARTGSRYIYLEDIMRFMQEEEALKVMSLFEGTSESKKISKSCLKKWVVNAFRERRALALTLDDTKTAVKKLHRVVNILVGILIVVIWLLILGIATSKLLIFISSQLVLVAFVFGNTCKTIFESIIFLFVIHPFDVGDRCEIDGVQMIVEEMNILTTVFLRYDNQKIIMTNSVLATKAISNYHRSPDMGDTVEFHIHIATPAEKIAAIKQRINSYIENNKEHWYPSSMIIFKDVDNLNSVKIAVWLTHRMNHQDMGERFSRRALLLEEIVKILKELDIQYRLLPLDINVRALPSVSSDRVPPSWMI; translated from the exons ATGGCCACTAATTCTGCTGACTGTAGAGAGGTTGTTCTCAAAATGGACGAGAAAGATGATCCTGCAGCTCGAAGCTTCCAACCCACAAACGCTGAGAAGATTTGGAGAGATTCAAGCTATGATTTTTGGAAAGACAAAGAGGAATATAAACAGATTCTAGAAAATGGGACTGAAGATTTCGGGTTTGATTTTTCTCAAAATAACTTTCCTGATGCTAGAGATAATGCGGCTTCATCGTCGTCCATGGAGGATCCACCCTCGAAGCTGATTGGTCAGTTTTTACACAAACAAGAAGCTTCCGGTGATTTTTGCTTGGATATGGATTTGGAGATGGCCGAACTTCAAAATGATGGAGTCGTCTTTCACCGGAGCTTGACGACGGTTTCGGAGTCTCCAACCTCAATGAACCGAGTCACTTTCGACCCGAACCCACCTGGGTCTGGCGAGGCTGTCAGTAGGAGGCACCAGAATAAAGATTCACCGAGCAAGAACAGTACTGGTAGTGCAAGTTGTGGTGGCGTTGATGGGGAGATTTTGAAGTGTAGTTCTAGAAACGACGGGATGTTTTCCAATAGCGCATCGTTTAAGAGGAAGTCGCATTTGTTGAAGGAGAGGACAAAGTCGAGATTGATGGACCCACCGCCACAGCCTCCAGAAAAGTCGGAGAGAGTGGTCGGAAGATCAGGGCAGTCCGGATTTACAGGGAAAGACAGCGTGATTGATGATGAGGAGGATGACTCCTTGTTGGAGGAGGATTTGCCTGAAGAATACAAGAAAGATAAACTTGATATTTGGATTCTGCTTGAATGGGTGAGTTTGATCTTAATCATAGCTGCTCTAGTTTGCACTCTTGTTATTCCATATTGGAGGAAGAAAAATCTGTGGAAGCTTAGATTGTGGAAATGGGAAGTGTTAGTTCTAGTTTTAATATGTGGGAGATTAGTATCTGGGTGGGCTATAAGGATCATTGTGTTCTTTCTTGAGAGGAATTTTCTTTTGCGAAAACGGGTTCTATACTTTGTCTATGGGATCAAGAAGGCTGTGCAGAATTGCTTATGGTTGGGTCTTGTTTTGATTGCTTGGCATTGTTTGTTTGACAAGAAAGTTGAAAGGAAAACCAGGAGTAGAATTCTTAGATATGTGACCAAAGTTTTGGTGTGTTTGGTGGTGGGTACACTGCTGTGGCTTGTCAAGACTCTTGTGGTTAAGGTTCTTGCATCTTGTTTTCATGTGAGTACTTACTTTGATCGAATTCAAGAGTCTTTATTTAATCAATATGTGATTGAAGCACTTTCTGGTCCTCCGTTGATTGAAATAAAAAGGAATGAGGATGAGGAAGAGAGAATTGCAGTTGAGATACTGAAGTTACAGAATGCAGGTGCTGCTTTGCCTGCTAGCCTCAAGGCAAGTACCTATCCGTCACCTCTGCGTGGCAAAATAATAAGTGGCCGGATACAGAGAAGCCCTCGACTTAGTTCCCCTAGACTGTCTCATGCTTTATCTGAGAAAGCCAATGAGGAAAATGATGGAATAACAATTGACCACTTGCACAAATTGAATCCTAAAAATGTTTCTGCTTGGAATATGAAGAGGCTGATGAACATAATTCGATATGGTACTCTGTCCACATTGGATGAACAGATAAGAGATACTAGTCATGATGATGATGAGTCTGCTACAAAGATTAGAAGCGAATGTGAAGCAAAAGCTGCAGCAAGGAAAATATTCCAGAATGTGGCCAGGACTGGGTCTAG GTATATTTATCTGGAGGATATTATGCGTTTTATGCAAGAAGAGGAGGCTTTAAAGGTTATGAGTCTTTTTGAAGGAACATCTGAAAGCAAGAAAATTAGCAAGTCATGTTTAAAAAAATGGGTG GTTAATGCTTTTAGAGAACGGAGAGCACTGGCTTTGACATTGGATGACACAAAAACAGCCGTCAAGAAGCTGCATCGCGTGGTGAACATTTTAGTTGGGATCCTTATAGTTGTTATTTGGCTTCTTATACTAGGAATTGCCACAAGCAAACTTCTCATCTTCATAAGCTCCCAACTCGTCCTCGTGGCATTTGTATTTGGAAATACCTGCAAAACAATATTTGAATCtattatcttcttgtttgtgaTTCACCCTTTCGATGTGGGTGATCGCTGTGAAATTGATGGAGTTCAG ATGATAGTGGAAGAGATGAACATTTTAACTACCGTTTTCCTAAGATACGACAACCAGAAGATTATAATGACCAACAGTGTTCTTGCTACCAAAGCCATTAGTAACTATCATCGTAGTCCCGATATGGGAGATACTGTTGAGTTCCATATTCACATAGCCACCCCTGCAGAAAAGATTGCGGCCATTAAGCAACGGATAAATAG TTACATCGAGAACAACAAGGAGCATTGGTATCCTTCATCTATGATCATATTCAAGGATGTGGATAACCTAAATAGTGTGAAAATCGCAGTGTGGTTAACTCATAGAATGAACCACCAAGACATGGGGGAGAGGTTTTCAAGGAGAGCCCTCTTGCTTGAAGAGATTGTTAAAATTCTCAAGGAGCTTGACATTCAGTATCGCCTGCTTCCTCTTGATATTAATGTTCGTGCATTGCCTTCTGTCTCGTCGGACCGTGTTCCTCCTAGTTGGATGATTTGA
- the LOC110611556 gene encoding protein ROOT INITIATION DEFECTIVE 3: MSSSSPEIVITSSPDGPITAYDTISGTILTRFTGSRSPRHGLALAGNAYVAASHISSSTALGSIHLYNWWSPKALHLLPVPEPVAPLAATPDGSYLFAGGLSGIIYALSIPSGNILKAFPAHDKPVSSLIINSDWSLVISGGDDGKIVVIPVFQLVDATGDECLSNLALHRFVAHDGPVTSIIACMGLCHPTIVSCSTDCTCKLWSLLEGTNLQTVTFPCVISSIALDATEAEFYAAGSDGLIYKGFLKVGSGKQVRQSRELVTWAEKHRGAVVSVVVVNEGKNLVSAAEDGSVYVWEIERGQVIMVLGNNMEGISDAVVTKGCGFGLGNEMNEYGGGSLGLSGRELSSKPVKDTVGVEDVVTVAASDRRKAIDMLESAIGVYERLLELILREAKGRVGKKGENEEGDM; this comes from the coding sequence ATGTCCTCTTCATCACCTGAAATTGTCATCACTAGCTCCCCTGATGGCCCCATAACTGCCTATGACACAATCTCAGGCACCATCCTAACTCGCTTCACCGGCAGCCGGTCACCTCGCCATGGCCTAGCCCTTGCAGGAAACGCTTATGTTGCTGCTTCTCACATCTCCTCATCCACAGCTTTAGGCTCTATTCACCTCTACAATTGGTGGTCTCCTAAGGCTTTGCACCTTCTTCCTGTCCCTGAACCTGTGGCTCCACTAGCCGCCACTCCTGATGGCTCATATCTGTTTGCAGGGGGTTTATCAGGAATTATCTACGCTCTATCAATTCCTTCAGGGAATATCCTCAAAGCATTTCCTGCTCACGACAAGCCTGTATCTTCCCTCATAATCAATAGTGACTGGTCACTTGTGATTTCTGGAGGCGATGATGGTAAGATTGTTGTTATTCCAGTGTTTCAGCTGGTAGATGCAACAGGCGACGAGTGCCTAAGCAACTTGGCATTGCACAGATTTGTTGCACATGATGGTCCTGTGACAAGCATCATTGCTTGTATGGGGCTTTGCCATCCTACCATAGTTTCATGTTCAACGGACTGCACTTGCAAGCTGTGGAGTCTTTTGGAAGGAACAAATCTTCAGACAGTGACATTCCCATGTGTGATTTCAAGCATCGCATTGGACGCAACAGAAGCAGAATTCTATGCTGCAGGATCAGATGGTCTGATTTACAAGGGATTCCTGAAGGTTGGAAGCGGAAAACAGGTGAGGCAGAGTCGTGAATTGGTCACATGGGCAGAAAAACACCGTGGAGCTGTGGTATCAGTGGTGGTGGTGAATGAGGGGAAGAATTTGGTATCTGCTGCCGAAGATGGGAGTGTTTACGTATGGGAAATAGAGAGGGGCCAGGTGATTATGGTTCTTGGCAATAACATGGAAGGGATCAGTGATGCAGTGGTGACCAAAGGATGTGGGTTTGGATTGGGCAATGAAATGAATGAATATGGTGGTGGGAGTTTGGGATTATCAGGGAGAGAGCTTAGCTCCAAGCCCGTAAAAGACACGGTGGGCGTGGAGGATGTTGTAACTGTGGCAGCGAGTGACAGGAGAAAAGCCATTGACATGCTTGAGTCTGCAATTGGAGTGTATGAGAGGCTCTTGGAGCTCATTCTCAGGGAGGCCAAGGGACGTGTTGGCAAAAAAGGTGAAAATGAGGAAGGTGACATGTAA
- the LOC110612265 gene encoding protein VTE6, chloroplastic isoform X1, whose product MALSTLLYISSTSFPPLHLPKSPIPFNKILSLPTPRPRFPTSSLSPHRPKAFPMQGILSEAINLIHSSPPTWRSALFNNLLIFIVGSPILVSGLSLSGICAAFLLGTLTWRAFGPSGFLLVASYFVIGTAATKVKMAQKEAQGVAEKRKGRRGPGSVIGSSAAGCVCAFLSISGVGGEAFSRLWELGFVASFCTKLSDTVSSEIGKAYGKTTYLVTTFKVVPRGTEGAVSVEGTLAGLLASILLASIGCFMGEILAPEAVICVIASQIANFGESIIGASLQEKEGFRWLNNDVVNVLNISIGCILAVLMQQVILQNLHA is encoded by the exons ATGGCATTATCGACTCTTCTCTACATCAGTTCCACTTCCTTCCCTCCTCTTCACCTCCCTAAATCTCCAATACCTTTCAACAAAATTCTATCTCTTCCTACTCCTCGTCCTAGATTTCCCACTTCGTCGCTTTCGCCCCACAGACCCAAAGCTTTTCCAATGCAGGGAATTCTATCGGAGGCCATTAACTTGATCCACTCTTCGCCGCCCACTTGGCGATCTGCTCTCTTCAACAACCTGTTGATTTTCATTGTTGGGTCTCCTATTCTAGTATCTGGGCTTTCTCTATCTGGTATTTGCGCTGCGTTTCTTTTGGGCACTCTCACTTGGCGCGCTTTTGGGCCATCTGGGTTCCTCCTCGTTGCTTCTTACTTCGTTATA GGCACAGCAGCTACGAAAGTGAAAATGGCGCAAAAGGAAGCACAGGGAGTGGCTGAGAAGAGGAAGGGAAGAAGGGGACCTGGCAGTGTGATTGGTTCCAGTGCTGCTGGTTGTGTGTGCGCTTTTTTGTCGATAAGTGGAGTAGGGGGAGAAGCATTTTCTCGGCTATGGGAACTTGGTTTTGTTGCCAGTTTCTGTACTAAGTTGAGTGATACCGTCTCTAGTGAGATAGGAAAGGCATATGGAAAAACTAC GTACCTTGTTACAACATTCAAGGTAGTTCCAAGGGGAACAGAAGGGGCTGTAAGTGTTGAGGGAACATTAGCTGGATTGTTGGCATCAATTCTTCTTGCCTCTATTGGTTGTTTCATGGGTGAA ATTCTTGCCCCTGAAGCAGTTATATGTGTGATAGCTTCCCAGATTGCTAATTTTGGTGAGAGCATAATAGGTGCTTCACTCCAAGAGAAGGAAGGATTTCGATGG CTTAACAATGACGTCGTCAATGTCCTCAACATATCTATTGGCTGCATTTTAGCAGTCCTGATGCAGCAAGTTATACTCCAGAACTTGCATGCATAA